The Planococcus donghaensis genome contains a region encoding:
- a CDS encoding Na+/H+ antiporter subunit A, protein MSFVFLIFLPLLAALFVPLLFKKVGKIHTGWFVLIVPVVLFSYYVSLLPTTIHGGNLVSEFQWIPSLDIAFIAYIDGLSLLFTLLITGIGALVVLYSIFYLDKHREQLHNFYVYLLMFMTAMLGIVQSDHLITLYLFWELTSISSFLLIGYWYTRDRSRFGALKSMMITVFGGLMMLGGFVLLSIMGGTYSIRELIPQATELVSHDFFLWALVLVLFGAFTKSAQFPFYIWLPDAMEAPTPVSAYLHSATMVKAGLYLVARLTPIFAISGTWMWLVTGVGLFTMFWGSFFALKQKDLKGILAFSTVSQLGLIMSLLGTSAAGYHIDNIAETTFKYAGFAAIFHLINHAVFKGSLFMIAGIVDHETGTRDIRKLGGLMSLMPISFTVAVIGAFSMAGLPPFGGFLSKEMFLTAMLSLTEFDLFSMDVWGILFPVVAWLGSIFTFIYSFYFVFHTFAGEHKPDQLPKPAHEAPIGMLVSPVFLALLVVVIFFIPNLIGDWLVKPAVLAMQPFLYSSPEDIKVHVEAWHGFKLEFFMTLGIFAIGFLMFWTLRKWQKSYDLFPDAISLNALYDNMMFLSDTGANRFSRIYMTGFIRSYLVYMFSFVVFIVLGTLFLTDAFAINFTNLAPIGFYEVVILIALVGSTFTILFSKSRLTGIIALGAVGYSVALFFVIFRAPDLALTQLVIETISVALFLLAFYHLPQISRKEERMRFRFGNALVAIGVGTTMTLVALSSLSQKAMPSISEFYKETVYKEAGGGNIVNVILVDYRGFDTLFEIAVLGIAGIGIITMIKLRLTKKEDQHENK, encoded by the coding sequence TTGTCATTTGTGTTTTTAATCTTTTTACCTTTGCTTGCAGCCTTGTTTGTTCCGCTGTTATTTAAGAAAGTCGGAAAGATCCATACTGGCTGGTTTGTTTTAATTGTTCCTGTCGTTTTATTCAGTTACTACGTTTCATTACTTCCTACAACCATACATGGCGGTAATTTGGTGTCTGAATTCCAATGGATCCCTTCGCTTGATATCGCATTCATCGCGTATATCGATGGATTGAGCCTCTTGTTCACTTTACTGATTACAGGTATTGGTGCTTTAGTAGTGCTATATTCCATTTTTTATTTGGACAAACATCGTGAGCAATTACATAACTTTTACGTTTACTTGTTAATGTTCATGACGGCAATGCTTGGTATTGTCCAAAGTGACCACTTAATCACCCTTTATTTATTTTGGGAATTGACTTCGATTTCATCGTTCTTGTTGATTGGTTATTGGTATACCCGTGACCGCTCCCGTTTTGGTGCATTAAAATCTATGATGATTACCGTTTTTGGCGGATTGATGATGCTTGGGGGATTTGTATTACTAAGTATTATGGGTGGTACATATTCGATACGCGAATTAATACCGCAAGCGACTGAACTTGTGTCGCACGACTTCTTCCTTTGGGCGCTTGTCTTAGTGTTGTTTGGTGCGTTTACAAAATCAGCACAATTTCCGTTTTATATCTGGCTTCCAGATGCAATGGAAGCGCCTACTCCTGTTAGTGCCTATTTGCACTCTGCAACAATGGTTAAAGCCGGATTGTACTTAGTTGCACGATTGACTCCAATCTTTGCAATATCAGGTACATGGATGTGGCTAGTTACAGGAGTCGGGCTATTCACTATGTTCTGGGGTTCATTTTTTGCTTTAAAGCAAAAAGACTTAAAAGGAATCTTGGCATTTTCAACCGTTTCTCAATTGGGCTTGATCATGTCGTTACTTGGCACATCAGCTGCAGGTTATCACATCGATAATATTGCTGAAACAACGTTTAAATATGCTGGATTTGCCGCAATTTTTCACTTGATCAACCACGCCGTATTTAAAGGCAGTTTGTTTATGATTGCGGGTATCGTTGATCATGAAACTGGTACGCGAGACATTCGCAAACTCGGTGGATTGATGAGCTTGATGCCAATCAGTTTCACTGTCGCTGTGATTGGCGCATTTTCAATGGCAGGCTTGCCTCCGTTTGGTGGATTCTTGAGTAAGGAAATGTTTTTGACTGCGATGCTGTCATTAACAGAATTTGATTTGTTCTCTATGGACGTTTGGGGCATCTTATTCCCTGTTGTGGCATGGCTTGGCTCAATATTCACGTTTATTTATAGCTTCTATTTTGTGTTCCACACATTTGCTGGCGAACATAAACCAGATCAATTACCTAAACCGGCTCACGAAGCACCGATTGGGATGCTAGTTTCACCAGTATTCTTGGCACTTCTTGTTGTTGTAATTTTCTTTATCCCGAATCTTATTGGAGATTGGTTAGTTAAACCAGCAGTTTTAGCTATGCAACCTTTCTTGTATAGTTCACCTGAAGATATAAAAGTACATGTAGAAGCTTGGCATGGATTTAAACTTGAGTTCTTTATGACACTCGGTATTTTCGCGATCGGGTTCCTGATGTTTTGGACGTTGCGCAAATGGCAGAAGAGTTATGATCTTTTCCCAGATGCTATTTCGCTAAATGCACTTTACGATAATATGATGTTTTTGAGTGATACGGGTGCAAACCGTTTCTCTAGAATTTACATGACAGGCTTTATCCGTTCGTACTTGGTGTATATGTTTAGTTTTGTGGTCTTCATTGTTCTTGGAACTTTATTCTTAACCGATGCATTTGCCATTAATTTCACGAATCTTGCACCTATCGGTTTTTATGAAGTCGTAATTTTAATCGCTTTAGTTGGGTCCACATTTACGATTCTTTTCTCTAAATCTCGGCTTACGGGAATTATCGCTCTTGGGGCAGTCGGTTATTCAGTTGCATTATTCTTTGTGATTTTCCGTGCTCCTGATTTGGCTTTAACACAACTCGTGATTGAGACGATTTCTGTTGCTCTGTTCTTGCTGGCGTTTTATCATCTGCCACAGATCAGTCGAAAAGAAGAACGCATGCGCTTCCGATTTGGAAATGCACTTGTTGCAATAGGTGTTGGAACAACAATGACTTTGGTTGCTTTGTCTTCCCTATCCCAAAAAGCCATGCCTTCTATTTCCGAATTCTATAAAGAAACGGTTTATAAAGAAGCAGGCGGCGGAAATATCGTCAATGTTATTTTAGTAGATTACCGTGGATTTGATACATTGTTTGAAATCGCGGTATTAGGTATTGCCGGTATTGGCATTATCACAATGATCAAACTGCGCTTGACAAAAAAGGAGGATCAGCATGAGAACAAATGA
- a CDS encoding MFS transporter, with amino-acid sequence MDTQKKNFFIIMFTNFLVAGSTTMIMPFLSLYIESLGNFSDEYVQRWSGLVFGVTFVAALIMSPVWGRIADKYGFKPILIINGFGIATSIFLMGTADSVTELFMIRLFMGLVTGFIPTSLAFVSSQTSKETAGKTLGTLQMGSVSGTLFGPVLGGLMADAFGFKYTFLITATIITIAALFVVFGLHEIKRVKVKGAHVYAPKTIINGILNHRLMLNVMIITALIQIGNFSIQPLLSLYVAELTAGTAQVAFLAGVTFSATGVGNLLFARRWGRLGDSIGYEKVLGLLLVLAFVFIIPQAFVTDLWQLIVLRLFFGVAVGGMIPTTTALMRREAPIEIQGEIMGYNTSFRFLGNIIGPVFGGIVSGFIGISSVFIVTSILFIFAFVFLRVTLAKPQQDFEDVLLEQELKNT; translated from the coding sequence ATGGATACACAGAAAAAGAATTTCTTTATTATTATGTTCACTAACTTCCTCGTTGCCGGCAGTACGACAATGATTATGCCATTCCTTTCTCTTTATATTGAATCGCTCGGCAATTTTTCGGATGAATACGTACAACGCTGGTCTGGGCTTGTGTTTGGTGTAACTTTTGTTGCGGCTTTAATCATGTCTCCAGTTTGGGGACGCATTGCCGACAAGTATGGCTTTAAGCCCATATTAATCATTAACGGCTTTGGTATTGCGACCAGTATTTTTTTGATGGGAACAGCTGATTCCGTTACAGAATTGTTTATGATTCGCTTATTTATGGGTTTGGTCACCGGATTTATCCCTACTTCTTTAGCTTTTGTTAGCTCACAAACTTCTAAAGAAACCGCAGGAAAAACACTTGGAACACTTCAGATGGGCAGTGTATCTGGCACATTATTTGGACCAGTTCTCGGTGGGTTGATGGCGGATGCTTTTGGATTTAAATATACATTTTTAATAACGGCAACCATAATTACTATTGCTGCATTGTTTGTGGTTTTTGGTTTACACGAGATCAAACGCGTTAAAGTAAAAGGCGCGCATGTATATGCTCCAAAAACGATTATTAATGGCATTTTAAATCACCGGTTAATGCTAAACGTAATGATTATCACAGCGCTAATTCAAATTGGGAACTTTAGCATACAACCTTTACTTTCACTTTATGTAGCAGAACTCACAGCCGGAACGGCGCAAGTAGCATTTCTTGCAGGGGTTACGTTTAGTGCCACCGGTGTAGGTAATTTATTGTTTGCCCGACGTTGGGGACGCTTAGGCGATTCGATTGGCTACGAAAAAGTACTGGGCTTATTGCTCGTTCTAGCATTTGTCTTTATCATCCCTCAAGCTTTTGTTACCGACCTTTGGCAATTGATTGTTTTGCGCTTATTCTTCGGTGTAGCGGTTGGCGGAATGATTCCAACAACCACTGCGTTAATGCGTCGTGAAGCACCGATTGAGATTCAGGGCGAAATTATGGGATATAATACGAGTTTCCGTTTTCTAGGGAACATCATCGGTCCTGTTTTCGGCGGTATTGTTAGTGGGTTTATCGGTATTTCGTCCGTCTTTATCGTGACAAGCATTTTATTTATCTTTGCTTTTGTCTTTCTTCGGGTAACACTTGCAAAACCACAGCAAGATTTTGAAGACGTATTGTTAGAACAAGAATTAAAGAATACGTAA
- a CDS encoding sodium-dependent transporter, with protein MKKRDQWSSKFGFILAAAGSAIGLGAIWKFPYETGANGGSVFILLFILSTVLIGLPVLLAEFVIGRRGQADAVTGLKKQAPEKPWYLIGWSGFIFSCLILSFYSVVGGWVLSYLGRSILFQLSGLQDSEFADLFVGIITNPWEVLIAQAAFMGLTVWIVTGGIKGGIERASKIMMPALLIFFVVLMIRSLTLDGAMEGVRFMFVPDWSYFNFETALIALGQAFFSLSVGVAGMITYASYLSKSENLTRSSVSVVSLNIVISIMAGLIIFPAVFALGYTPDQGPGLVFIILPAVFDQLFMGQFLIIIFFILLLFATLTSSISMLEIAVSIGVKSKYDRRRRIAVIFGIMIFVVGIPSALSFGVMPQEVFFGMTFFDLMDTITSRIGLPLGALFTAIFAGYVLTKEDAHNELSQQKVWVDVWRVLVRYVAPVAIIVVFIRGLIAIF; from the coding sequence TTGAAAAAACGTGACCAATGGAGCTCTAAGTTCGGTTTTATATTAGCGGCAGCAGGAAGTGCTATCGGCTTAGGAGCGATTTGGAAATTTCCATATGAAACCGGTGCCAATGGAGGCAGTGTCTTTATCTTGCTGTTTATCCTTAGCACAGTATTAATCGGCTTGCCTGTTTTACTTGCTGAATTTGTGATTGGTCGAAGAGGCCAGGCAGATGCAGTGACTGGACTCAAAAAACAAGCCCCGGAAAAACCTTGGTATTTAATTGGTTGGTCTGGATTTATCTTTTCATGTTTAATTTTGTCTTTTTACAGCGTTGTTGGAGGTTGGGTTCTATCCTACTTAGGCCGATCGATCCTGTTTCAACTATCGGGTTTACAAGACAGTGAATTTGCCGATTTGTTTGTCGGAATCATCACAAACCCATGGGAAGTACTCATTGCACAAGCTGCTTTCATGGGGCTAACAGTTTGGATTGTAACTGGAGGAATTAAAGGCGGTATCGAACGTGCTAGCAAAATTATGATGCCCGCTTTACTTATTTTCTTCGTTGTTTTAATGATTCGTTCGCTAACACTTGATGGTGCGATGGAAGGCGTACGTTTTATGTTTGTTCCTGACTGGTCTTACTTTAATTTTGAAACTGCATTAATTGCACTTGGTCAAGCATTCTTCTCGTTGAGCGTAGGTGTTGCGGGAATGATTACTTATGCTTCTTATTTATCAAAATCAGAAAACTTAACACGCTCTTCAGTCAGCGTAGTGTCGTTAAATATCGTGATTTCAATTATGGCCGGATTAATTATCTTCCCAGCAGTGTTCGCTTTAGGATATACACCTGACCAAGGCCCTGGATTGGTGTTTATCATTTTACCTGCTGTTTTTGATCAATTGTTTATGGGTCAATTTTTAATCATTATCTTCTTTATCTTATTGCTTTTTGCAACGTTGACTTCTTCCATTTCGATGTTGGAAATTGCCGTTTCTATTGGTGTTAAAAGTAAGTATGATCGTCGTCGTCGCATCGCGGTTATTTTCGGTATTATGATTTTCGTTGTTGGAATTCCAAGTGCTTTATCTTTCGGTGTGATGCCGCAAGAAGTTTTCTTCGGGATGACGTTCTTTGATCTCATGGACACCATAACAAGCAGAATTGGTTTACCACTTGGTGCCTTGTTTACTGCGATATTCGCAGGCTATGTATTAACAAAAGAAGATGCACACAACGAATTATCTCAGCAAAAAGTTTGGGTTGATGTTTGGCGCGTATTAGTGCGTTATGTAGCACCAGTTGCTATTATTGTTGTATTTATCCGTGGCTTAATCGCAATTTTTTAA
- a CDS encoding peptidylprolyl isomerase — protein MKKTIIVSIFMAFLLGACSDQQAEPSTETTTENNQVEVDGYPQLSEEVAEGEALVELNTSMGTMKIKLFPEIAPKTVENFLTHAEDGYYDGLTFHRVIENFMLQTGDPTGTGGGGESIYGAPFEDEFNDHLVNIRGALSMANAGPGTNGSQFFIVQAPEVTEDMFKKEYPQELQDAYLEQGGTPWLDGGHTVFGQVIEGLEVVDAIAAVETVNDKPVEEVTIESIEVLQR, from the coding sequence ATGAAAAAAACAATTATAGTATCGATTTTTATGGCATTTTTACTTGGAGCATGTTCAGACCAACAAGCAGAACCGAGTACGGAAACAACAACCGAGAACAATCAAGTCGAGGTAGATGGCTATCCGCAATTGTCGGAAGAAGTTGCTGAAGGTGAAGCGCTAGTCGAATTGAACACCTCAATGGGAACGATGAAAATCAAATTATTTCCAGAGATTGCACCAAAGACGGTTGAAAACTTTTTGACGCATGCTGAAGATGGCTATTACGATGGCTTGACGTTCCACCGGGTTATTGAAAACTTCATGCTGCAAACAGGAGATCCAACAGGCACGGGCGGTGGTGGCGAAAGTATTTATGGCGCACCATTTGAAGATGAATTTAACGATCATCTCGTTAATATTCGAGGTGCTTTGTCTATGGCAAATGCTGGACCTGGAACAAATGGCAGTCAGTTTTTCATTGTTCAAGCGCCAGAAGTTACAGAAGACATGTTTAAAAAGGAGTACCCACAAGAACTTCAAGATGCCTACTTGGAACAAGGGGGCACGCCTTGGCTTGATGGAGGACATACTGTGTTTGGGCAAGTAATTGAAGGGTTGGAGGTAGTCGACGCGATCGCTGCAGTTGAAACCGTTAATGATAAACCAGTAGAAGAGGTTACTATCGAATCTATTGAAGTTCTTCAACGATAA
- a CDS encoding DUF1871 family protein — MDINEMNRKAITIMKYWDPFAIGSESYGQEIGNVITQLQVLDDPSDLAKTIQMNYEYSFGKWIPLEQCVDISYKLIALKFKAKHII, encoded by the coding sequence ATGGATATAAATGAAATGAACAGAAAAGCTATAACAATCATGAAATATTGGGATCCTTTTGCTATAGGTTCCGAGTCGTATGGTCAGGAAATTGGCAATGTAATTACGCAATTGCAAGTTTTAGATGATCCGTCAGATCTCGCAAAAACCATTCAGATGAATTATGAGTATTCGTTTGGAAAATGGATTCCTTTAGAACAATGTGTAGACATCTCCTACAAATTAATCGCACTTAAATTCAAAGCAAAACACATTATTTAA
- a CDS encoding helix-turn-helix domain-containing protein gives MNKELHAQLKALREERNLSLDELALKTRIGIARLQAFESGEEVPSTQNIMILSNALEVPASNLVDGL, from the coding sequence ATGAATAAAGAGTTACACGCACAATTAAAAGCGCTTCGCGAAGAACGTAACTTGTCATTAGACGAACTCGCATTAAAAACGCGCATAGGGATTGCTAGACTTCAAGCTTTCGAAAGCGGCGAAGAAGTTCCATCAACCCAGAACATTATGATCCTTTCTAATGCATTAGAAGTACCTGCATCTAATTTAGTGGACGGTTTGTAA